Part of the Syntrophales bacterium genome is shown below.
GAATAGAGTACTAATGGAATTATCGGTAATCGCATCGGGAAGTAATGGAAACTGCTATCTTCTGGAAGAAAGCGGCGCCTCGGTGCTGATCGATGCCGGCATAGGCCTCCATGAGACAGTCCAAAGGCTTGCCGCGCTCGGCAAGGATATCCGGCAGTTAAACGGCATTGTCCTCTCTCACGCCCACTCGGATCATTATCAGGGGATAGGTCCCCTCTCCAGAAATCTGGATATCCCCGTCTATGCCGACCGGGAGGTCTATAAATCCTGCCGGGAGAGGCTGGGAAAAGTTGAGATCCACCATTTTCAAGGATGTTTCCAGATCAACGGAATGGTGATCACCCCGGTGGAAACATCCCATGACGTCGTCTCGTTCGGTTTTGTCGTCGGCAGCCTGGGGATCTTCACCGATACGGGCCGCGTCACCGGAGGGATGAAAGAGGCGATGGGCAATCTGAAGGTTGTCGTTCTGGAATCGAATTACGACGAGGAAATGCTTTTTCACGGCCCCTACCCCGCGCATCTGAAGGCCAGGATTGCCTCCGACCGCGGCCATCTGAGCAACGACGATGCGAGCGATTTTATCAGCCGTTACGGGACCCACCTTTCGCTGGTGCTGCTGGCGCATCTCTCCGAAAAAAACAACACCGTAATCAAG
Proteins encoded:
- a CDS encoding MBL fold metallo-hydrolase; protein product: MELSVIASGSNGNCYLLEESGASVLIDAGIGLHETVQRLAALGKDIRQLNGIVLSHAHSDHYQGIGPLSRNLDIPVYADREVYKSCRERLGKVEIHHFQGCFQINGMVITPVETSHDVVSFGFVVGSLGIFTDTGRVTGGMKEAMGNLKVVVLESNYDEEMLFHGPYPAHLKARIASDRGHLSNDDASDFISRYGTHLSLVLLAHLSEKNNTVIKVKEAFENLNGGSRYVVCSRLRQTGTYRINQED